From Cinclus cinclus chromosome 2, bCinCin1.1, whole genome shotgun sequence, one genomic window encodes:
- the GTF3A gene encoding transcription factor IIIA has translation MAGALGDGGGSGSVLLVRPYICSFPGCDATFNKAWRLSAHLCRHTGERPYVCDYEGCGKGFTRDFHRARHLLTHTGEKPFECTTDGCNEKFGTKSNMKKHIERKHQNQQKQYVCDVEGCNKSFKKHQQLKVHQCHHTNEPPFKCNKEGCGKCFSTPSRLKRHEKVHEGYACKKENCLYIGKTWTELLKHNKVSHTEPIVCNECNKTFKRKDYLKQHQKTHAVEREVCRCPREGCGRTYTTLFNLQSHILSFHEEKKPFSCEYPGCGKAFAMKQSLARHAVVHDPEKRKLNLKAKRSRPKRSLASHLSGYIPPKTQPGKDEVGMESKTVDKLVENGIPAVEIRTL, from the exons ATGGCCGGCGCGCTGGGGGACGGCGGAGGGAGCGGCAGCGTTCTCCTCGTCCGCCCGTACATCTGCTCCTTCCCCGGCTGCGACGCCACCTTCAACAAGGCCTGGCGGCTGTCCGCCCACCTCTGCCGGCACACGGGCGAG AGGCCGTATGTTTGCGATTATGAAGGCTGCGGCAAAGGGTTCACGAGGGACTTCCACCGCGCCCGACACCTCCTCACGCACACCGGGGAAAAGCCGTTCGA GTGCACAACTGATGGGTGCAATGAGAAATTTGGAACAAAATCAAACATGAAGAAGCACATTGAGCGCAAGCATCAAAATCAGCAAAAGCAATATGTG TGTGATGTTGAAGGCTGTAACAAGTCTTTCAAGAAGCATCAACAGCTTAAAGTTCATCAGTGTCACCACACCAATGAACCTCCCTTCAA ATGTAATAAAGAAGGATGTGGAAAGTGTTTCTCTACTCCAAGTCGACTAAAGCGGCATGAGAAGGTACATGAAG GGTATGCGTGCAAGAAGGAAAACTGCTTATATATTGGAAAAACTtggacagagctgctgaagcaTAATAAAGTCAGTCATACAG AGCCAATAGTCTGCAACGAATGTAACAAAACTTTTAAACGGAAGGATTACCTCAAGCAGCATCAAAAGACACATGCTGTGGAGAGGGAAGTCTGCCGCTGCCCCAGAGAAGGATGCGGAAGAACTTACACAACTTTATTTAACCTTCAAAGCCATATCCTCTCTTTTcatgaggagaaaaaacccTTCTCTTGTGAATATCCAGGCTGCGGAAAAGCGTTTGCAATGAAg CAGAGCCTAGCACGGCATGCAGTTGTACACGATCCTGAAAAGAGAAAGCTGAACTTGAAA GCAAAGCGTTCTCGTCCCAAGAGGAGCTTAGCCTCTCATCTCAGTGGCTACATTCCCCCTAAAACACAGCCAGGAAAGGATGAGGTTGGGATGGAAAGCAAGACGGTGGATAAGCTTGTGGAAAATGGAATACCAGCTGTTGAAATTCGGACTCTGTAG
- the MTIF3 gene encoding translation initiation factor IF-3, mitochondrial, whose translation MIALCTMKHLCQATRNENRYATRFFGTLLTQSAQKWLCSPFWIVVPDPRKSAVFGLTQPYCTDEKTHAQPKGKTAFGSVGRRIPYRILHVLNQDGESLGNMHRADALRLMDEHGLKLVLLRDNVEPPVYRLMTGQQIHEEQLKRAEKKKSSPKPGVVQKELSFSSAIAKNDLETKTKQIAQWIEKRHHVKVTIRQAKGSSTDMFMLFDQILETVSEKATYLSKPKVAREGVSTCVLRHMSDRELKEHQKMEIKKNSTVKKDENEDLKSSELHQ comes from the exons aTGATCGCCTTGTGcacaatgaaacatttatgTCAAGCAACCAGAAATGAGAACAGATATGCAACAAGGTTCTTTGGTACTCTTCTGACACAATCAGCACAGAAATGGCTCTGTTCTCCATTCTGGATAGTGGTACCTGACCCTAGGAAGTCAGCTGTGTTTGGGCTTACTCAGCCATATTGTACAGATGAAAAAACTCATGCACAACCAAAAGGGAAAACAGCATTTGGAAGCGTTGGGCGAAGAATTCCCTACCGTATTTTGCATGTACTCAACCAGGATGGGGAGAGCTTAGGAAACATGCATCGAGCAGATGCACTCAGACTTATGGATGAACATGGTCTGAAACTGGTTCTGCTTCGTGACAATGTAGAACCTCCAGTTTACAGACTAATGACTGGGCAGCAGATTCACGAAGAACAGCTTAAAcgtgcagagaagaaaaaatcaagtCCAAAGCCAG GGGTGGTTCAGAAGGAGTTATCCTTTTCTTCAGCTATTGCCAAGAACGACTTAGAGACCAAGACTAAACAGATAGCACAGTGGATTGAAAAGAGACACCATGTTAAAGTTACCATCCGGCAAGCAAAAGGTAGCAGTACAGACATG TTCATGCTTTTTGATCAAATTTTGGAGACTGTGTCTGAGAAAGCCACTTATCTTTCCAAGCCAAAAGTTGCTAGAGAAGGAGTGAGTACATGTGTTTTGAGGCACATGTCTGACAGAGAGTTGAAAGAACACCAGAAGATGGAAATCAAGAAAAACAGTACAgtaaagaaagatgaaaatgaaGATCTGAAGTCGAGTGAGTTGCATCAGTGA